A genomic region of Cyanobacteria bacterium FACHB-DQ100 contains the following coding sequences:
- a CDS encoding glycosyltransferase family 4 protein has product MKILHLYAGNLFGGIETYLVTLAKTQTLMPQMQHEFGLCFSGRLMSELQQAGAIVHELGAVKVRKPWTVWAARSRLKALLRQGYFDVVIAHACWVQAIFGAVVKAQKLPLVFSAHDTVSGRGWLEQWAKRTVPHLVIANSDFTRSTLKLLYPSSPSCLLYHPVLNSADPDQASLRRSVRSQFQTPDDQVVMIQACRLEPWKGHRLLLSALGQLKDVPNWETWIVGGAQRSHEKAYLASLQAEAKALGIDGRVKFLGQRSDVPNLLAAADIHCQPNSGGEPFGIAFIEALYAGLPIVTTAIGAAPEIVNDTCGCLVPAGDPSAIAQVLKRLMTDATERDRLSQGCVDRAVALCDPAQQLSKLCKILSLELSLEAPVQTPKLTTR; this is encoded by the coding sequence TCTGCATTTGTATGCTGGAAATTTATTTGGAGGGATTGAGACCTATTTAGTGACATTAGCCAAGACTCAAACACTAATGCCACAAATGCAGCATGAATTCGGGCTGTGCTTTTCGGGGCGATTGATGAGTGAGCTTCAGCAGGCAGGCGCGATCGTGCATGAGCTGGGGGCGGTGAAAGTTCGCAAGCCTTGGACAGTGTGGGCAGCGAGATCGCGACTAAAAGCACTCTTGCGGCAAGGGTATTTCGATGTGGTGATTGCTCATGCTTGCTGGGTACAGGCAATCTTTGGAGCAGTGGTGAAAGCACAGAAACTGCCGCTAGTATTTTCTGCTCATGATACGGTATCGGGTCGTGGATGGTTAGAGCAATGGGCTAAAAGAACAGTTCCGCATCTAGTGATTGCGAATAGTGATTTCACTAGATCGACGCTCAAGCTTCTTTATCCATCGTCTCCTAGCTGCTTACTCTATCATCCGGTTTTAAATTCGGCTGATCCGGATCAAGCTTCATTGCGGCGATCGGTGCGATCGCAGTTTCAGACCCCCGATGATCAAGTTGTGATGATTCAGGCTTGCCGTTTAGAACCTTGGAAGGGGCATCGATTGTTGCTGTCAGCATTGGGACAACTTAAAGATGTGCCAAACTGGGAGACGTGGATTGTGGGAGGAGCACAGCGTTCGCATGAAAAAGCTTATCTAGCTTCGCTTCAGGCGGAAGCAAAAGCATTAGGGATTGATGGTCGCGTGAAGTTTCTAGGTCAGCGATCGGATGTACCAAACTTGTTAGCTGCTGCTGATATTCATTGTCAACCGAATAGTGGAGGAGAGCCGTTCGGGATTGCTTTTATTGAAGCACTGTATGCTGGACTGCCTATTGTTACAACTGCGATCGGGGCTGCACCAGAAATTGTGAATGATACTTGTGGGTGTTTAGTACCTGCGGGAGATCCAAGCGCGATCGCTCAAGTTCTAAAGCGATTAATGACGGACGCAACAGAGCGCGATCGGCTGTCGCAAGGTTGTGTCGATCGAGCAGTCGCGCTTTGTGATCCAGCACAACAATTAAGTAAGCTATGTAAAATTCTCAGCCTAGAGCTTTCACTTGAAGCTCCGGTACAAACACCAAAGCTAACGACTCGCTGA
- a CDS encoding Gfo/Idh/MocA family oxidoreductase, with amino-acid sequence MTGSKIGVAVVGTGFGQKVHIPGLQAHPRTEVVAIYHRDAQKAQAIAHAHQIPHACSTIEEVLALPNLDAVSISTPPFLHFDMAKTAIDAGKHLLLEKPTALNVIQAKDLYRRSLKNRVVTSMNFEFRFVPAWQHFADLLAQDYVGQKRLIKIDWLVSSRADASRPWNWYACKDQGGGALGALGSHTFDYITWLFGEVDRLTASLSTAISSRFDPATGELKPVDSDDTCNVTLELIDGTPCQICISSVTAQGRGHWIEVYGDRGTLILGSDNQKDYVHGFKLWGAPIGQELVELEIPPHFAFKQVFADGRIAPFIRVVDQWVLGIDRQESLSPSLKEGVYSQLLMDLAHESNETGTWVNVPQW; translated from the coding sequence ATGACAGGCTCTAAGATTGGTGTAGCAGTTGTTGGAACGGGATTTGGGCAGAAAGTTCACATTCCTGGACTTCAAGCACATCCACGGACTGAAGTGGTTGCAATCTATCATCGAGACGCACAAAAAGCACAGGCGATCGCACACGCTCATCAAATTCCTCACGCTTGCTCAACGATCGAGGAAGTTCTGGCACTGCCAAACCTTGATGCTGTCAGCATCTCAACGCCGCCATTTTTGCATTTCGACATGGCAAAAACGGCGATCGATGCCGGGAAACATTTGCTGCTAGAAAAACCCACCGCATTAAACGTGATTCAAGCAAAAGACTTGTATCGTCGATCGCTAAAGAATCGCGTTGTTACCAGCATGAACTTTGAGTTCCGTTTCGTTCCCGCTTGGCAGCATTTCGCGGATTTGCTCGCGCAAGATTACGTCGGACAGAAACGCTTAATCAAAATCGATTGGCTCGTCTCTAGTCGCGCTGATGCCTCTCGCCCCTGGAATTGGTACGCCTGCAAAGATCAAGGCGGCGGTGCGTTGGGCGCACTCGGCTCTCATACGTTTGATTACATCACGTGGCTGTTTGGTGAAGTCGATCGCTTAACTGCCAGTCTCAGTACCGCCATTTCGAGCCGTTTTGATCCCGCTACAGGCGAACTCAAACCCGTCGATTCCGATGACACTTGTAATGTCACGCTGGAACTGATAGATGGAACTCCCTGCCAAATCTGTATCAGTTCCGTTACCGCTCAAGGACGGGGACACTGGATTGAGGTGTATGGCGATCGCGGCACTCTCATTCTCGGCAGCGACAATCAGAAAGACTACGTTCACGGATTCAAGCTCTGGGGCGCCCCTATAGGACAAGAACTCGTAGAACTCGAAATTCCGCCGCACTTTGCGTTTAAGCAAGTGTTTGCAGATGGACGCATCGCGCCGTTTATCCGCGTCGTTGATCAATGGGTGTTGGGGATCGATCGCCAAGAGTCCCTTTCACCTTCCTTAAAAGAAGGCGTATATTCACAACTCCTGATGGATCTCGCGCACGAATCAAACGAGACTGGAACTTGGGTGAACGTACCGCAATGGTAA
- a CDS encoding ABC transporter ATP-binding protein, which produces MISSRRPQQTDWRLFLSLAPYARRNARFLLLSLVFLVPSAIASTVQPILIGKAVSLLKREPSAFDFPFGFLRDFSLETGLNALALLLLATVLLRLVFDAAQGFLVQNVGQRITANIRSDLFTHVTSLAVRFFDRTPVGKLITRLTSDVEALGEVFSTGAIGVIGDLATMLFIAGAMFLIQWQLALLLISMLIPVTGLIVYFQQQYRKANYRAREELSELNSMLQENITGIGVVQLFRREQFNSELYRTVNKRYIKEVDRTIFHDSAVSATLEWVSLVAIAGVLGVGGWLVTGGNLNFGVLSTFILYAQRLFDPLRQFAEKFTAIQAGFTAVERVSEILTEPIEIRDRADGHIPPSKNEGEIRFENVSFAYKSDEYVLQNLDFTIRPGEQVALVGPTGAGKSSIIRLLSRLYDPTRGRILLDGVDIRDLPQAELRRRMAIILQDGFLFAGDVKSNITLGESYSFEQVRSAAEQTNVDRLIEQLPQGYDTMLRERGTNLSGGQKQLLAFARAAIRDPRILVLDEATASLDVGTEALIQEALERLLVNRTAIIIAHRLSTIRNVDRILVLKRGQLVESGTHDELLDLGGLYASLYHLQMLES; this is translated from the coding sequence ATGATTTCTTCTCGCCGCCCCCAACAAACTGACTGGCGTTTATTTCTCAGCCTTGCGCCTTACGCCCGTCGGAATGCGCGATTTTTGCTGCTGTCGCTGGTGTTTCTGGTTCCGTCAGCGATCGCCAGCACCGTACAGCCGATTCTGATTGGTAAAGCAGTTTCTCTGTTGAAGCGTGAACCTTCCGCCTTCGATTTTCCCTTTGGTTTTTTGCGCGACTTCTCTCTGGAAACTGGATTAAATGCTCTAGCGCTTTTATTGCTTGCGACCGTCTTACTTCGATTGGTGTTCGATGCGGCTCAGGGCTTCTTAGTTCAGAATGTCGGTCAGCGAATTACTGCGAATATTCGGAGTGATTTGTTTACTCATGTGACTTCGTTGGCGGTGCGATTCTTCGATCGCACTCCAGTTGGGAAGTTAATCACGCGCCTCACCAGTGATGTCGAAGCTTTGGGAGAAGTCTTTTCAACAGGTGCGATCGGGGTCATTGGCGATCTGGCAACGATGCTGTTTATCGCGGGCGCAATGTTCCTGATTCAGTGGCAACTGGCGTTACTGTTGATTTCCATGCTGATTCCGGTGACGGGATTGATTGTGTATTTTCAGCAGCAGTACCGCAAAGCGAACTATCGAGCGCGTGAGGAACTTTCGGAACTCAATTCGATGTTGCAAGAGAACATCACTGGAATTGGAGTGGTGCAACTGTTCCGACGAGAGCAATTTAACAGTGAACTATATCGCACTGTGAATAAGCGCTATATCAAAGAAGTCGATCGCACGATCTTTCACGATTCTGCGGTTTCTGCCACCTTGGAATGGGTTTCGCTTGTTGCGATCGCAGGCGTTCTTGGGGTTGGTGGCTGGCTCGTCACAGGTGGAAATCTCAACTTTGGGGTGCTTTCAACCTTTATTCTGTATGCTCAACGTCTGTTTGATCCGTTGCGTCAGTTTGCCGAAAAATTCACCGCAATTCAAGCCGGATTTACCGCAGTTGAGCGCGTCAGCGAGATTTTGACGGAACCGATCGAGATTCGCGATCGGGCAGACGGACATATTCCTCCTTCTAAAAACGAAGGTGAAATCCGCTTTGAAAACGTCTCGTTCGCCTACAAGTCGGATGAATATGTGCTGCAAAACCTCGATTTCACGATTCGTCCGGGTGAGCAAGTTGCGTTAGTTGGACCGACCGGAGCCGGGAAAAGCTCGATCATTCGCTTACTCAGTCGGTTGTACGACCCCACTAGAGGCAGAATTTTACTGGATGGAGTAGATATTCGCGATTTGCCTCAGGCAGAACTGCGGCGACGAATGGCGATTATTTTGCAAGATGGCTTTCTGTTTGCAGGGGATGTGAAGAGCAACATCACGCTAGGAGAATCTTACAGCTTTGAGCAAGTTCGATCGGCGGCTGAGCAAACCAATGTCGATCGCTTGATCGAACAATTGCCCCAGGGCTACGACACCATGCTGCGGGAGCGCGGCACGAATCTCTCTGGCGGGCAAAAACAGCTTCTTGCATTTGCTCGCGCAGCGATCCGCGATCCGAGAATTCTCGTTTTGGACGAAGCGACCGCCAGCTTAGATGTCGGAACCGAAGCCCTGATCCAAGAAGCGTTAGAACGATTGCTAGTGAATCGCACTGCGATCATTATTGCTCACCGACTTTCGACGATTCGGAATGTCGATCGCATCTTGGTATTAAAACGCGGTCAGCTTGTCGAATCGGGAACGCACGACGAGCTTTTAGATTTGGGTGGACTCTACGCCAGCTTGTATCACTTGCAGATGTTGGAGAGTTAA
- a CDS encoding ATP phosphoribosyltransferase translates to MLTVALPKGGLLKDSIRLLNAIGLDFSAFLEPGNRQLQITDPTGTAKALLVRNADVPVYVEYGQAQLGIVGYDVLREKTPNVAHLVDLGFGQCRMSVAVKASSHYRSSLELPLHGRVASKFVHCAREYFENLDLPVEIVPLYGSVELGPITGMSEAIVDLVATGNTLRENGLIEIDVLFHSTARLIAHPLSYRLDTDNVSHVIDQIRNQLTAAIV, encoded by the coding sequence ATGTTGACGGTTGCATTGCCGAAAGGCGGATTATTAAAAGACAGTATTCGGTTATTAAACGCGATCGGGCTAGATTTTAGCGCGTTTCTCGAACCTGGCAATCGACAACTGCAAATTACAGACCCAACCGGAACCGCGAAAGCCTTATTAGTGCGGAACGCAGATGTTCCGGTGTATGTCGAATACGGGCAGGCACAGCTTGGAATCGTGGGTTATGACGTGCTACGAGAAAAAACGCCGAATGTGGCGCATCTGGTGGATTTAGGGTTTGGGCAGTGCCGGATGTCGGTTGCGGTGAAGGCTTCGAGTCATTATCGATCGTCGTTAGAATTGCCGCTGCATGGTCGTGTGGCATCTAAGTTTGTTCACTGCGCCCGTGAGTATTTTGAGAACTTAGATTTGCCGGTCGAAATCGTGCCGCTTTACGGATCAGTCGAGTTAGGCCCAATTACGGGAATGTCAGAAGCGATCGTCGATCTAGTCGCCACTGGAAACACTCTGCGAGAAAACGGACTGATCGAAATCGATGTGTTGTTTCACAGTACAGCGCGGCTGATTGCTCACCCCTTAAGCTATCGGCTGGATACGGACAACGTGAGTCACGTTATTGATCAAATTCGGAATCAACTTACTGCCGCGATCGTATGA
- a CDS encoding cation-translocating P-type ATPase — MSGHSLPSPTTAWHTLDTTQSLSTLKSDVQSGLSEQEAALRLDQYGTNELEESGGRSPWEILIDQFKNVMLLMLIGVALVSGILDLIALTQNNLKPGEVPFKDTIAILAIVVLNGALGYVQESRAEKALAALKQLSSPRVRILRGGRVTEVDSKYLVPGDVMLVEAGVQVAADGRILEAANLQIREAALTGEAEAVNKNAKITVREDAMPADRINMIYQGTEVVNGRGTVVVTGTGMRTELGKIAAQIQGVESEPTPLQKRMDQLSKALVTGALVLVAIVVIGGLIITRDFSKLQNLLQTSLSMAVAVVPEGLPAVITVTLAIGTQRMVRRQALIRKLPAVETLGSVTTICSDKTGTLTQNKMVVQSLHTISSSPKITGEGYAPDGEFLLNGSRIIPADQPELRALLLACTLCNDSILQQEGGQWIIIGDPTEGALLTAAAKAGLERDQWSSKLPRVSEFPFSSDRKRMSVIVKDAAGLLQSETDFLSTPFLMFTKGSPEIVLERCHQIQIGDRVEPITQAQRAQILQRNNELAGNGLRVLGFAYKPLKEVPPETADEASEQGLVWLGLVDMLDAPRPEVREAVKRCRTAGIRPVMITGDHQLTASAIAQDLGISKPGDEVLIGRELEVMSDQELEQNVDRVSVYARVAPEHKLRIVKALQRRGQIAAMTGDGVNDAPALKQADIGIAMGITGTDVSKEASDMVLLDDNFATIVAATEEGRVVYTNIRRFIKYILGSNIGEVITIAASVVLIPAVAATGSVPLTPLQILWMNLVTDGLPALALAVEPAEPNVMNRPPNNPGESIFARGLGTYMIRIGIVLAILAISTMVWAYNYTTTNFGGNLDADRWKTIVFTTLCLAQMGHAIAIRSNNRLTIELNPFTNLYVWGAVILTSILQLLLVYVAPLRAFFGTHYLPFNELMVCVGVSALMFVWIELEKLFFRFYFSQKR, encoded by the coding sequence ATGTCTGGTCATTCACTTCCGTCGCCAACCACAGCTTGGCATACCTTAGATACCACCCAATCGCTCTCAACCCTGAAAAGCGATGTCCAGTCGGGTTTAAGTGAACAAGAGGCGGCACTCCGCCTGGATCAATACGGAACCAACGAGCTAGAGGAATCTGGCGGTCGTAGCCCGTGGGAAATCTTGATCGATCAGTTCAAGAACGTCATGTTGCTGATGCTGATTGGTGTCGCTCTCGTCTCTGGAATTCTCGATCTGATCGCACTAACGCAGAACAATCTCAAGCCTGGTGAAGTGCCTTTTAAGGATACGATCGCGATTCTGGCGATCGTCGTGCTAAATGGTGCATTAGGGTATGTTCAGGAGAGCCGCGCTGAAAAAGCGTTAGCAGCACTTAAGCAACTTTCGTCGCCGAGGGTACGTATCCTGCGGGGAGGACGAGTCACCGAGGTCGATTCCAAGTATCTGGTGCCGGGTGATGTGATGCTGGTGGAAGCAGGGGTTCAGGTGGCGGCAGATGGGCGGATTCTCGAAGCGGCAAACCTGCAAATCCGAGAAGCAGCACTCACCGGAGAAGCCGAAGCCGTCAACAAAAACGCCAAGATTACGGTCAGAGAGGATGCGATGCCTGCCGATCGGATCAACATGATCTATCAAGGCACTGAAGTAGTCAACGGTCGCGGCACGGTGGTAGTGACCGGAACCGGAATGCGAACGGAACTCGGAAAAATTGCTGCACAAATTCAGGGTGTGGAATCGGAGCCGACTCCGTTGCAGAAGCGGATGGATCAGTTGAGTAAAGCGCTAGTGACAGGGGCACTGGTACTGGTGGCGATCGTCGTGATCGGTGGCTTGATTATTACTCGCGATTTCAGCAAACTGCAAAACTTGCTGCAAACCTCGCTCAGTATGGCGGTGGCAGTCGTGCCAGAAGGCTTGCCTGCGGTCATTACAGTAACGTTGGCGATCGGAACTCAGCGCATGGTGCGTCGGCAAGCGTTGATTCGGAAGCTGCCTGCGGTAGAAACGCTGGGGTCTGTGACGACGATTTGTTCTGATAAAACCGGGACTTTGACCCAGAACAAAATGGTGGTGCAATCGCTGCATACGATTAGCTCCAGTCCAAAGATTACAGGTGAAGGCTATGCACCCGACGGCGAATTTCTGCTCAATGGATCGAGAATTATTCCCGCAGATCAGCCGGAATTGAGAGCCTTGCTTCTCGCTTGTACCTTGTGTAACGATTCGATTCTGCAACAAGAAGGCGGACAGTGGATTATTATCGGTGATCCAACTGAGGGAGCGTTGTTAACGGCTGCGGCGAAAGCAGGATTAGAGCGCGATCAGTGGAGCAGCAAACTTCCGCGGGTTTCAGAGTTTCCGTTCTCGTCCGATCGCAAACGCATGAGTGTGATCGTCAAAGATGCCGCAGGCTTACTGCAATCGGAAACAGACTTTCTCTCTACGCCTTTCTTGATGTTCACGAAAGGATCGCCAGAAATTGTTCTAGAGCGCTGTCATCAGATTCAGATTGGCGATCGCGTCGAGCCAATTACTCAAGCTCAGCGCGCTCAGATTCTTCAGCGCAACAATGAACTTGCTGGAAACGGTCTGCGGGTCTTGGGATTCGCTTACAAGCCTCTGAAAGAAGTGCCGCCAGAAACTGCCGACGAAGCTTCAGAGCAAGGATTAGTCTGGTTAGGCTTGGTGGATATGCTCGATGCGCCGCGTCCTGAAGTGCGCGAAGCGGTGAAGCGATGCCGCACCGCAGGCATTCGTCCGGTAATGATTACTGGAGATCACCAACTGACCGCCAGCGCGATCGCACAGGATCTGGGCATTTCCAAACCCGGAGATGAAGTGCTAATTGGGCGCGAACTTGAAGTGATGAGCGACCAAGAACTCGAACAGAACGTCGATCGCGTCAGTGTGTATGCGCGGGTTGCACCGGAACACAAGCTGCGGATTGTAAAAGCGCTCCAGCGTCGGGGACAAATTGCCGCAATGACCGGAGACGGAGTAAATGATGCCCCTGCACTGAAGCAAGCAGACATCGGGATCGCAATGGGAATTACCGGAACCGATGTGAGTAAAGAAGCTTCGGATATGGTGCTGCTGGATGATAACTTTGCGACGATCGTCGCTGCGACCGAAGAAGGGCGCGTGGTTTATACCAACATTCGCCGCTTTATCAAGTACATTCTGGGATCGAACATTGGGGAAGTGATTACGATCGCCGCTTCAGTGGTGTTAATTCCAGCCGTCGCTGCCACCGGAAGCGTCCCGCTCACACCGCTACAAATTCTGTGGATGAACCTTGTAACCGATGGGTTACCTGCGTTGGCGCTGGCGGTTGAACCGGCAGAACCGAACGTGATGAACCGTCCGCCGAACAATCCGGGAGAAAGCATTTTTGCGCGCGGCTTGGGGACGTACATGATTCGGATCGGGATTGTGTTAGCGATTCTCGCGATTTCAACGATGGTCTGGGCGTACAATTACACGACGACAAACTTCGGCGGCAACTTGGATGCCGATCGCTGGAAAACGATTGTGTTTACGACTCTATGTCTCGCACAGATGGGACACGCGATCGCAATTCGCTCCAACAATCGATTAACGATCGAACTGAATCCGTTTACCAATCTCTATGTTTGGGGCGCGGTGATTTTGACTTCGATTCTGCAATTGTTGTTAGTGTATGTTGCGCCGCTACGCGCCTTCTTCGGCACACACTATCTACCGTTCAACGAATTGATGGTTTGTGTGGGTGTGAGTGCATTGATGTTTGTGTGGATTGAACTAGAGAAGTTATTCTTCCGGTTCTATTTCAGCCAGAAGCGCTAA
- the recF gene encoding DNA replication/repair protein RecF, protein MYLRSLHLRNFRNYHDQHIDFTAAKTILLGNNAQGKSNLLEAVELLSSLKSHRTSRDRDLIYDGETLSQITGNLKREIGEIELSMTLRESGRRSVAQNGVSMRRQLDFLGTLNMVQFSSLDLDLVRGGPDQRRHWIDALLVQLEPIYAYVLQQYNQVLRQRNALLRARLKEESEGRAVSSPDLALWDAQLAIAGSRVIRRRARVLGRLAPFAEQWHQAISGSTEKLEIHYAPNVTAETDTPEALQQAFLEKIQARAIAEQHQGTTLVGAHRDEVEFLINQTPARQYGSQGQQRTLVLALKLAELKLIEDVIGEPPLLLLDDVLAELDLNRQNQLLEAIQDRFQTLITTTHLGSFDAQWIDSAQILEVKAGQLYQA, encoded by the coding sequence ATGTATCTGCGCTCCCTGCATCTTCGCAATTTTCGTAACTATCACGACCAGCACATTGATTTTACGGCTGCAAAAACGATTCTGCTCGGCAACAATGCTCAGGGAAAGTCGAATTTGCTGGAAGCGGTGGAGCTATTGTCTTCGCTAAAATCGCATCGAACTTCCCGCGATCGTGATTTGATTTACGACGGTGAAACGCTGTCTCAAATCACCGGAAACTTAAAGCGCGAAATTGGAGAAATTGAGCTAAGCATGACGCTGCGCGAAAGTGGGCGGCGATCGGTCGCGCAAAATGGGGTATCAATGCGGCGACAACTCGATTTTCTCGGCACGTTAAACATGGTGCAATTTTCTAGCTTAGACCTGGACTTAGTGCGGGGAGGGCCGGATCAGCGTAGACATTGGATTGATGCGCTCTTAGTTCAACTTGAGCCGATTTATGCGTATGTGCTGCAACAATATAACCAAGTGCTGCGGCAGCGAAATGCTTTACTCAGAGCGCGATTAAAAGAGGAAAGTGAAGGCAGAGCCGTTTCATCACCGGATTTAGCGCTGTGGGATGCTCAGTTAGCGATCGCCGGATCAAGAGTAATTCGACGGCGTGCGAGAGTGTTAGGTCGATTAGCGCCGTTTGCGGAACAGTGGCATCAAGCAATTAGTGGTAGTACGGAAAAGTTAGAGATTCACTATGCGCCGAATGTTACTGCTGAGACGGATACGCCGGAAGCGTTGCAGCAGGCATTTTTAGAGAAAATTCAGGCAAGAGCGATCGCAGAACAACATCAAGGAACGACGTTAGTGGGAGCGCACCGGGATGAGGTGGAGTTTTTGATTAATCAAACGCCTGCTCGTCAGTATGGTTCACAGGGTCAACAACGGACTTTAGTTTTAGCGTTGAAGTTAGCAGAGCTTAAATTGATTGAAGATGTGATCGGAGAGCCGCCGCTTTTATTGTTAGATGATGTGTTGGCGGAATTGGATTTAAACCGACAAAATCAATTGTTAGAAGCGATTCAGGATCGGTTTCAGACCTTGATTACCACAACACATCTAGGATCGTTTGATGCTCAATGGATAGATTCAGCACAGATTTTAGAGGTGAAGGCGGGACAACTTTATCAAGCGTGA
- a CDS encoding DUF4230 domain-containing protein encodes MRFWDALLSQSVETVINPIVEKFKWLIVSAIVLLMLGLFGLQFLPHSATTVELRNLIFSGLQNADQLTSATMTAKATIRIEKPSDVFGLQVGQTNLVYEGVSQVQAGIDLKQLQVKSVSPGKVHLVLPAPYLRDIGLNVGHSTILANYSEWFAPKASAELEEEAQLKAIAAIRQEACESNILESANNSAKQLLTEVLQKLNYETIVIETQLSHDGACAK; translated from the coding sequence ATGCGGTTTTGGGACGCGTTGCTGAGTCAAAGTGTGGAAACGGTGATCAATCCGATCGTTGAGAAATTTAAGTGGCTGATTGTGAGCGCGATCGTGCTTCTGATGCTCGGTCTATTTGGTTTACAGTTCCTACCGCATTCCGCAACCACGGTTGAGCTGAGAAATCTTATCTTCTCAGGACTGCAAAACGCAGATCAACTCACCTCAGCGACAATGACAGCTAAAGCGACCATCCGTATTGAAAAACCGAGTGACGTGTTTGGCTTACAAGTTGGACAAACCAACCTGGTTTACGAAGGCGTATCCCAAGTGCAAGCAGGGATTGATCTGAAACAGTTGCAAGTGAAATCTGTAAGTCCGGGTAAAGTTCATCTAGTGCTGCCTGCACCTTACCTTCGAGACATCGGGCTAAACGTGGGACATTCGACCATTCTGGCAAACTATAGTGAATGGTTTGCCCCCAAAGCCTCTGCCGAACTGGAAGAAGAAGCGCAACTCAAAGCGATCGCAGCCATCCGCCAAGAAGCTTGTGAAAGCAATATTCTCGAATCAGCCAACAACAGCGCTAAACAATTGCTCACTGAAGTTTTGCAAAAACTAAACTATGAAACGATCGTGATTGAAACGCAGCTTTCCCACGATGGAGCCTGCGCCAAGTGA
- a CDS encoding ATP-binding protein translates to MVSHPFLPPQLIGRDQELDQVSRILLSDRDLLLAGVPGIGRRTLIRAAARDCGAKVLEIDCLRATNYCRFLQLLADAIVTTFESPEELTFIDRWSKDHPFILRSTGGRSQIIWHSSPGKEWALFEALLRLPQALAEWFDSRVVIVFLNFPHLRSFDRSNKWEQYLRQEVRRQSRVSYALIATVAERWTETKELPVVSLSPISNKTMQTWIAQAMLTERLELEPESLVLFLNYVQGHFGDAITLARRIWLEYGKREAVRKNFEPVTVIQPHHVDRAAIGLIQDLSVTFESLILLLPYSQVRVLESLALDPTDSPHAREYIQKHNLSRGGGLQGALASLEQKGLVYGAELGYRIALPLLGAWLRHRLT, encoded by the coding sequence ATGGTGAGCCATCCGTTTCTTCCCCCTCAGTTAATCGGGCGAGATCAAGAACTCGATCAAGTCAGTCGAATTTTGCTCAGCGATCGCGATCTGCTCTTAGCAGGTGTGCCCGGAATTGGTCGGCGTACTCTGATTCGAGCGGCGGCTCGTGATTGTGGCGCAAAAGTGCTAGAAATCGACTGTCTCCGCGCTACAAATTATTGCCGATTCTTGCAGTTACTTGCAGACGCGATCGTCACGACGTTTGAATCTCCCGAAGAGCTGACCTTTATCGATCGCTGGAGTAAAGATCATCCGTTCATTTTGCGATCGACGGGCGGCAGATCCCAGATTATCTGGCATTCGTCACCGGGTAAGGAATGGGCTTTGTTTGAGGCGCTTTTGAGGCTGCCACAAGCCCTAGCAGAATGGTTTGACAGTCGGGTGGTGATTGTATTTCTGAACTTTCCGCATCTGAGGTCATTCGATCGGTCGAATAAATGGGAGCAGTATTTACGTCAGGAAGTCCGGCGGCAGAGTCGGGTGAGCTATGCGCTGATCGCAACTGTGGCAGAGCGTTGGACAGAGACGAAAGAATTGCCAGTCGTGTCGCTAAGTCCCATATCGAATAAAACGATGCAAACTTGGATTGCTCAAGCGATGCTGACTGAGCGGTTAGAGCTTGAACCAGAGAGCTTAGTGCTGTTTCTCAACTATGTGCAGGGGCATTTTGGCGATGCGATTACGCTGGCGCGGCGGATTTGGCTGGAGTATGGCAAACGTGAAGCGGTTCGCAAGAATTTTGAGCCAGTCACCGTGATTCAGCCGCATCATGTCGATCGCGCTGCGATCGGGCTGATTCAAGATCTTTCGGTAACGTTTGAGTCGCTGATTTTGCTGTTGCCGTATAGCCAAGTCCGGGTGCTAGAAAGCTTGGCGCTTGATCCGACAGATAGCCCTCATGCCCGCGAGTATATTCAGAAGCACAATCTGTCGCGGGGGGGCGGGCTGCAAGGAGCGCTAGCAAGCTTAGAGCAGAAGGGTTTGGTGTACGGAGCTGAGTTGGGCTATCGGATTGCCTTGCCGCTATTGGGCGCGTGGCTGAGACATCGACTCACCTAA
- a CDS encoding helix-turn-helix transcriptional regulator — MSRAGSALRQVLESHSITQYQLSAMMGVNRSNFSRWLRGERDPLAEVVVEIYKALKSVNPKAASEFIRLYLEVAPDEEI, encoded by the coding sequence ATGTCAAGAGCAGGGAGCGCATTAAGGCAGGTGCTTGAATCCCACAGCATCACGCAATATCAACTGTCGGCGATGATGGGGGTGAATCGATCGAACTTCAGTCGCTGGCTCCGGGGTGAGCGTGATCCATTAGCTGAAGTTGTAGTTGAAATTTATAAGGCGTTAAAGTCAGTGAATCCGAAGGCGGCATCGGAGTTCATTCGCTTGTATTTAGAGGTCGCACCTGATGAGGAGATTTAA